Genomic DNA from Nitrospinaceae bacterium:
CGGGTGGCTCGCCGCCCGACTCGGGAACCAGACGGTCGATAGTTTCCTCCACCCGCCCGGTCCAGCGCTTCATGTATTCTTCGGCGTCCACCTCGCCGTGGGAAGTATCAGCGCACACGAGCCCTACCCTTCCTCTTCTTCATCGTCATCCTCAAACGCACCAAGAGATAGAACCTCGCCTGCCTCGCCAGCAAGCTCCTCCACCCGTTTTTGCGCCGAGTCGAGCTGCTCGCGGCAATAGCGGAAGAGTTTCACCCCTTCCTCATAGAGGCCAACAGCATCCTCAAGGGAAGCGTCGCCGTCCTCAAGCGTCTCGACAATTTCCTCAAGACGCTCCACAGCCGCCTCGAAATTTTCAGGGGCCTTCTTTCCCGCAGATTTTTTTGCCGCACTCAAGAGCCTTCTCCTTCTTCTAAGATCTCCTCCACCCGGCAT
This window encodes:
- the xseB gene encoding exodeoxyribonuclease VII small subunit encodes the protein MPGGGDLRRRRRLLSAAKKSAGKKAPENFEAAVERLEEIVETLEDGDASLEDAVGLYEEGVKLFRYCREQLDSAQKRVEELAGEAGEVLSLGAFEDDDEEEEG